attcaggtTGATAAAAGGATCTGTCATATGAAAGCTCTTCAATCCACTTGTGAGACATtgttaacaacaaaataataaagcgGGAAAACCATGTATCTTCTGTGAAACCATAAATCTTGATCCATGTCTGAGTTCATTTATGCTAGTTCACAAACACTGACTTTTgttgaatttgaaaataatagAAGCTTTTTGTTCAGTAATATAGTTTATTGTCCTTTGGGTTCTAGATTAAGAAGAAACAGCAAGATGTGCTTGGTTTTTTAGAAGCTAACAAAATAGGATTTGAAGAAAAAGATATTGCTGCCAATGAAGAAAATCGGAAGTGGATGAGAGAAAATGTACCTGAAAACAGTCGACCAGCTACGGGGTACCCCCTACCACCTCAAATTTTCAATGAAAGCCAGTACCGTGGGGTAAGGAATCAATTTAAAtacttggtgtgtgtttttttcaaatggATTTGCTCAAATCCATCCTATCCATTTCACTCTCTTGCCTAGATATGCATACAATCATTTCTCTTATTCATTCTTTGCATCCATCATAGGCAGCTGAGGTATTTTGCCGATGACTAGGAGGTAAATGAAGTGATCCATCA
The sequence above is a segment of the Myotis daubentonii chromosome X, mMyoDau2.1, whole genome shotgun sequence genome. Coding sequences within it:
- the SH3BGRL gene encoding adapter SH3BGRL, yielding MVIRVYIASSSGSTAIKKKQQDVLGFLEANKIGFEEKDIAANEENRKWMRENVPENSRPATGYPLPPQIFNESQYRGDYDAFFEARENNAVYAFLGLTAPPGSKEAEAQAKQQA